TTATTCAACATCCAAAGGAACAAGGATTAATTTTGCAAACACTTTGAATCTGGTCCCATATTTTGAAATGTGGATGCAAGGTAAACTACACGTGTCATTTTACTTCTGTATTTTGTTTCAGTGTTGTATTATAATTGATAATGGAAACGGGgaattgtcaaagagacaacgaatcgaccaaagagaagaaaatagTCCAAGGTTACCAATTGGTCCTTAAAGCAGCGAGAAAAGAAAGATgagcttcagctggcccctaaataataatgtatactagttcagcgaaatATAGTCAACACTAAATTCCGAACAatacaaatgaaccaaaattaaaaacacagaCAAGACTAACAAGGCTAGAGGTCCCTGACTTAGAACTAGCGCAAAAATGCGGAGGGCTAAACATTAGTTGTGAGACCTCAACCCTCTACCTACACTCTTGACAATatggaataaacaaacacacaacaaagGGCACAGTAAACCcaagtttaaaagaagtccgagtccgatgtaagAATAGGTATCAGAAGAAACAAAACAGCATGACAATGACAATGTTCAACAtagattaacaaaggactactaacaGTTACTTACTACGTGtaagctccagacctcaattaaactgacgGAAAGATTATGTCTACGTTATATAAAAATCAACCTCAATCCTACCTGTTACTAAGGGGATTTACTATCCTGTAATCATGAATTTTACGAGAACAACGTAACTCGTTTcataccaacaactggtttataTATACTCTGCCTATTTTTCAATGTctataaaacatttaattcaatgaagatatgataaaacataaatCTAAAACATAGATGATTGGAACTAAGTTTGAATCAAATTGACTCGCTTAAAAGTTTTCAGTACCCTGAAAATTCATTATATAAAATCCGTTGATGTCCGTAATAGCTTCTTTACAAGAGACTAGTGGTTTTGGTTGCTGCTCTTGTTTTCGAAAATGGACCTTCCAGTATAGCAGACATAGTACTTCCCATTTGCCAAACTGTTGAATTTGGACTTATTGCCTTTTCCATGGCTTGTAAAAGGAATGGAACACCCTTTTCGACATTGTTTATCGAAATGTACGAAAAACCAAGTAAATTCAAAGCAGAGACCTCATAACCAACTTGTTGTTCGGATAAAAGTTTTTCAATAGATTCTAATACACCCTCAGCAGCAGATTTCTTGTCATTCTTTGTTTCACAGAGAAATAACAAGTAGTAGGCATATACCAAAGGATCATATAGCGCCCAGCTAAGCCATGATGTATACTTCAAAGGTTCGGGTAGAGGTGTTTGAAGTTGAAATTTCACCGCAGGAGGCGACATTGAAGACTCGGTTGGCATGAAGACAACAGCTTGATAAATGGAGCTAAGAAATCGTTCTTTTAGTGTCATATCATTTGACCGGACAAATAATTCGTAGTCTTCTATTTCCAAAGGTGTTGGCCCAAATCTGTTCGGCAAAAAATGTGGTACAAATACTGAAAGCCGATGGGAATTTGCAACAATTTCTTCTGCCATCTTCTTGCAGCTATCAGTCTCACCAGTCATGTAAAAGTAAGTAGCGTATTTGAGCTTACCGGCTGCTGCATCTGATTCCATACCTTCAGTAAGACACTCTGATACTGCTTGAAGATAGTCATGAGTCTCCATGGACGAATTAGATCCGGAGAACTCATTGTACAAAGTAAAAAGGTGAAATCCTAAACTTGATTTGATTGCAGCTTTAATCGGTTCAAGTGTGTTCCTGTAAAATTCATTAACAGATCTATCGTCCAGACGTTTCAGGGTCATGTGATGGCGGGCTATTGTCATGGACAAGGAGTCACCTTCTACGGGTGCTATTGTCGTCATGATTTCTAGTCGTGCGTCTTCATACCGAGGAAAGAGTCTAAGGTCATGCTGAAACCATACATATTTAACATCCACCTCATGCAAATCGTGTAGGACTGTACTTATACTTTTGGAGCGGGTGTATTGCTGAAGTAATTCTTTAAGATATGGTTCGGTTGACAATGATTTACAACGTAGCAAACATTTCCAACCTTCTTTCACAAAACCACTGAACAAATCTACCAATTTCCGTTGTTCATCTTCATTCATGCGCCCCtgtaaaacattattttctgGAATGAAATAAGCTGGTTCAAATCCGTCTCGTATAAAGGTTAGCATTTGATTTACACATGCCTTGAAGGCATCTGTAATCCTTTCCTCACACCAGATAGCACTTTCTGTTTTTTCTAAAGCCCAGAATAAGGCATTTTTCATATGGAATGATGACAGCACTTGAGGAACTTCCTCGGCGATAACATCCTTTAAAAGCATTTTAAGAAGCGCATAGCATTTATGTTGTATGTTGTTAAAAGTTCGTAAAAGAACCCGTTCAGACAAAGCAAATGATAGCCTCCATTCCAAATGTCGAGTTTTGCTTCCAAGAAAGCCAACTGGGACAATTTCACAGCCTTTTGAAACAACTGAATCAACGTCTTTTTGTATTGGCCAATTTCTAGGTAGGCGCATTTTCCATTCAGTCGCCTGTCTTGGCCATTCATGAAAATGGAAGCAAGGAACGGAATCATGAAGAGGTTCTTCTTTTGTTTCATCAGAAAAGCAAAGCGAAGGTCCATGTTCTAAAATTTCCTCCTCGTCTGGAAATGAAACAGCATAGTTATATGAACTTTGCATCACCCATGCTGGTCGCTCTGGAATCAGCTGGTACCTGTTGAAAGCTGTTTTAAATTTgtaagaagaaagaaaaaaatttccTTCTTCCTCGAAACAATAAGATTTTGCTCCATTGGGTGTCAGAGAGAAAATGTTGTTTTCCGTTAATGGCCCTTCTTTGTAAAGCCGAAGTCGCGTGTAACCTGGATGGGTATTTTCATCTGATAATTCAAAAATATGACCTGTATTTTCATCATGTACATTTCCTTCCTTCTCCTTTATAGACACGTAAGAAAAACGCAACATGGTATCAATATCTGTCATGTATCCTTTCCAACCAACCCCGTCCATTATGCTTCCTGTGAGAATTGTATTCTGATAATCGGGTTGATAATCTACTGCATTCGCTAATACTTCAAGCCTCGAAAACATGGACACCTTTGAACGAACATGTTCATCTGATAACTCGAGCGCATCAAGTGTTTTTGACAAAAGTAAGGATTCATTTTTACAGTCTTCCATTTCTGAAAaggaaaaaggaaataaaatgtaCACCTTCTTGTTTGCTATTTTCCTTCTATATTAATGCTACTGTTGTGTTCTGATTTGTTTTCTTACAACAAAACTACACAGACGGAGTTTTAATAATTTATAGACGTATCTCCTGAACACCCAAATTCAATCATATACCGGTAGATTGtagatatataaaaacaattttatttacacTTCCCCAATTCTTGTAATGTAAAGATATCAGATACCAAGACATGAGGGTTTTACAGTGCATCTCTATAAAGGCAGAAGATTAGTCCAGTAAACTAGTGGAACCAAAGAAGTACCTTGAAGATCCATATCCTCGTGTTCAACGAGGAGGTTCTTTTAAACTgatgtatgtatatataatcTGGCGAACAGATAC
The window above is part of the Mytilus edulis chromosome 6, xbMytEdul2.2, whole genome shotgun sequence genome. Proteins encoded here:
- the LOC139528667 gene encoding uncharacterized protein, with protein sequence MDIEEGVITQEMEDCKNESLLLSKTLDALELSDEHVRSKVSMFSRLEVLANAVDYQPDYQNTILTGSIMDGVGWKGYMTDIDTMLRFSYVSIKEKEGNVHDENTGHIFELSDENTHPGYTRLRLYKEGPLTENNIFSLTPNGAKSYCFEEEGNFFLSSYKFKTAFNRYQLIPERPAWVMQSSYNYAVSFPDEEEILEHGPSLCFSDETKEEPLHDSVPCFHFHEWPRQATEWKMRLPRNWPIQKDVDSVVSKGCEIVPVGFLGSKTRHLEWRLSFALSERVLLRTFNNIQHKCYALLKMLLKDVIAEEVPQVLSSFHMKNALFWALEKTESAIWCEERITDAFKACVNQMLTFIRDGFEPAYFIPENNVLQGRMNEDEQRKLVDLFSGFVKEGWKCLLRCKSLSTEPYLKELLQQYTRSKSISTVLHDLHEVDVKYVWFQHDLRLFPRYEDARLEIMTTIAPVEGDSLSMTIARHHMTLKRLDDRSVNEFYRNTLEPIKAAIKSSLGFHLFTLYNEFSGSNSSMETHDYLQAVSECLTEGMESDAAAGKLKYATYFYMTGETDSCKKMAEEIVANSHRLSVFVPHFLPNRFGPTPLEIEDYELFVRSNDMTLKERFLSSIYQAVVFMPTESSMSPPAVKFQLQTPLPEPLKYTSWLSWALYDPLVYAYYLLFLCETKNDKKSAAEGVLESIEKLLSEQQVGYEVSALNLLGFSYISINNVEKGVPFLLQAMEKAISPNSTVWQMGSTMSAILEGPFSKTRAATKTTSLL